The Thermus brockianus genome window below encodes:
- a CDS encoding FKBP-type peptidyl-prolyl cis-trans isomerase: MKVGQDKVVTIRYTLQVEGEVLDQGELSYLHGHGNLIRGLEEALEGREEGEAFQAHVPAEKAYGPHDPEGVQVVPLSAFPEDAEVAPGAQFYAQDMEGNPMPLTVVEVQGEEVTIDFNHPLAGKDLDFQVEVVKVREATPEELLHGHVHEGGHSH; the protein is encoded by the coding sequence ATGAAAGTAGGACAGGACAAGGTGGTCACCATTCGCTACACCCTCCAGGTGGAGGGGGAGGTTTTGGACCAGGGGGAGCTTTCCTACCTGCACGGGCACGGCAACCTCATCCGGGGCCTCGAGGAGGCCCTGGAGGGCCGCGAGGAGGGCGAAGCCTTCCAGGCCCACGTGCCGGCGGAGAAGGCCTACGGCCCCCACGATCCGGAAGGGGTGCAGGTGGTGCCCCTCTCCGCCTTCCCCGAGGACGCTGAGGTGGCCCCGGGGGCCCAGTTTTACGCCCAAGACATGGAGGGGAACCCCATGCCCCTCACCGTGGTGGAGGTCCAGGGGGAGGAGGTCACCATTGACTTCAACCATCCCCTGGCGGGCAAGGACCTGGACTTCCAGGTGGAGGTGGTGAAGGTGCGGGAGGCTACCCCCGAGGAGCTCCTGCACGGCCACGTGCACGAGGGCGGGCATTCCCACTAG
- the cysK gene encoding cysteine synthase A: MRVEGVIGKTPVVRLAKVVEPGMAEVWVKLEGLNPGGSIKDRPAWYMIKDAEERGILKPGSGQVIVEPTSGNTGIGLAMIAASRGYRLILTMPAQMSEERKRVLRALGAELVLTDPERRMLAAREEALRLKEELGAFMPDQFKNPANVRAHYETTGPELYEALEGRIDAFVYGSGTGGTITGVGRYLKERIPHVKVFAVEPARSNVLSGGKMGQHQFQGMGPGFIPENLDLSLLDGVIQVWEEDAFPLARRLAREEGLFLGMSSGGIVLAALQVARELGPGKRVACISPDGGWKYLSTPLYAET, translated from the coding sequence ATGCGGGTGGAAGGGGTCATCGGCAAAACCCCCGTGGTGCGCCTCGCCAAGGTGGTGGAGCCGGGCATGGCCGAGGTCTGGGTGAAGCTGGAGGGGCTAAACCCAGGGGGCTCCATCAAGGACCGCCCCGCCTGGTACATGATCAAGGACGCCGAGGAAAGGGGGATCCTAAAGCCGGGCTCGGGCCAGGTAATCGTGGAGCCCACGAGCGGCAACACGGGCATCGGCCTCGCCATGATCGCCGCAAGCCGGGGCTACCGCCTCATCCTCACCATGCCCGCCCAGATGTCCGAGGAGAGGAAGCGGGTCCTAAGGGCCTTGGGGGCGGAGCTCGTCCTCACGGACCCGGAAAGGCGGATGCTGGCGGCCAGGGAGGAAGCTCTCCGGCTTAAGGAGGAGCTGGGGGCCTTCATGCCCGACCAGTTCAAAAACCCCGCCAACGTGCGGGCCCACTACGAGACCACGGGGCCCGAGCTCTACGAGGCCTTGGAGGGGCGCATAGACGCCTTCGTCTACGGCTCGGGCACGGGGGGGACCATCACCGGGGTGGGGCGCTACCTGAAGGAGAGAATCCCCCACGTAAAGGTCTTCGCCGTGGAACCCGCCCGCTCCAACGTCCTCTCCGGGGGGAAGATGGGGCAACACCAGTTCCAGGGCATGGGCCCGGGCTTCATCCCCGAGAACCTGGACCTAAGCCTCCTGGACGGGGTCATCCAGGTGTGGGAGGAGGACGCCTTCCCCCTGGCCCGGAGGCTTGCCCGGGAAGAGGGGCTTTTCCTGGGGATGAGCTCCGGGGGCATCGTCCTTGCCGCCCTCCAGGTGGCGAGGGAACTGGGCCCGGGCAAGCGGGTGGCCTGCATCAGCCCCGATGGGGGGTGGAAGTACCTCTCCACCCCCCTCTACGCCGAAACCTAG